A genomic window from Punica granatum isolate Tunisia-2019 chromosome 2, ASM765513v2, whole genome shotgun sequence includes:
- the LOC116197788 gene encoding triosephosphate isomerase, chloroplastic produces the protein MAVFSTSLTSQFSGLRRSTKLDGPTSQSFLQHANSQLCFSAAPKPCRGVVAMAGTGKFFVGGNWKCNGSKESITKLVSDLNSATLEPDVDVVVAPPFVYLDMVKNSLTDRIEISAQNSWISKGGAFTGEISVEQLKDIGCKWVILGHSERRHVIGETDQFIGKKAAYALNQGLGVIACIGELLEEREAGKTFDVCFKQLKAYADAIPSWDAVVIAYEPVWAIGTGKVATPQQAQEVHVACRDWLKKNVSPEVASKTRIIYGGSVNGSNCAELAKQEDIDGFLVGGASLKGPEFAIIVNSVTSKKVAA, from the exons ATGGCGGTGTTCTCCACTTCCCTCACCTCCCAGTTCTCCGGCCTCCGCCGCTCCACCAAGCTTGACGGCCCCACCAGCCAGTCCTTCCTCCAGCACGCTAACTCTCAGCTCTGCTTCTCCGCTGCCCCCAAGCCCTGCAGAGGGGTCGTCGCCATGGCCGGCACTGGGAAG TTTTTCGTTGGTGGAAACTGGAAATGT AATGGGTCAAAGGAGTCCATAACCAAGCTTGTTTCTGACTTGAACAGTGCCACCTTGGAGCCTGATGTTG ATGTTGTTGTTGCACCGCCTTTCGTCTACCTTGATATGGTCAAGAATTCATTGACGGATCGGATTGAGATATCTGCACAGAACTCCTGGATCAGCAAAGGCGGAGCTTTCACCGGAGAAATCAG TGTGGAGCAGCTCAAAGATATTGGATGCAAGTGGGTCATCCTTGGACACTCCGAACGAAGACACGTCATAGGGGAAACTGATCAG TTCATCGGAAAGAAAGCTGCATATGCCTTAAACCAGGGCCTCGGAGTCATAGCATGCATTGGGGAGCTGTTAGAAGAAAGAGAAGCTGGCAAAACTTTTGATGTCTGTTTCAAGCAATTGAAGGCTTATGCTG ATGCTATCCCAAGTTGGGATGCTGTTGTTATCGCCTACGAGCCTGTGTGGGCTATTGGAACTGGTAAAGTGGCCACACCGCAGCAGGCTCAGGAAGTACACGTGGCTTGTCGTGATTGGCTTAAAAAGAATGTCTCGCCTGAAGTCGCTTCCAAGACTCGCATTATCTACGGAG GGTCCGTGAATGGAAGCAACTGCGCGGAGCTTGCAAAGCAAGAAGACATCGATGGTTTTCTTGTTGGTGGCGCTTCTTTGAAG GGCCCTGAATTTGCCATCATCGTCAACTCGGTGACATCAAAGAAGGTTGCTGCCTAA